A window of the Microbacterium sp. AZCO genome harbors these coding sequences:
- a CDS encoding SDR family NAD(P)-dependent oxidoreductase, whose product MSRLALVTGAARGIGRAVVDELLAREYRVIATARAAEQLAALEDEIDSPALEVGLLDIEAPDVPHRVEGLLGDRALSLLVLNAARFAPWDETVGSADLSQARAVVETNLFGSWAVVQAALPALRRARGTIIGVGSGAGSHGDPRFGLANGGAASYAVSKAALHALLHKLSSEVAGDGIQVHVADPGLTATSPGMEEFGARPVPDGARSILAPLDGHAAPGVLTRDGAPLPW is encoded by the coding sequence ATGAGTCGCCTGGCGTTGGTGACGGGGGCCGCGCGGGGAATCGGGCGGGCGGTCGTCGACGAGCTCCTCGCCCGGGAGTATCGCGTCATCGCGACGGCGCGAGCCGCCGAGCAGCTCGCTGCTCTCGAGGACGAGATCGACTCCCCCGCCCTCGAGGTCGGGCTGCTCGATATCGAGGCACCCGACGTCCCGCACCGGGTGGAGGGGCTTCTGGGCGACCGTGCTCTTTCACTTCTCGTTCTCAACGCCGCTCGATTCGCGCCGTGGGACGAGACCGTCGGGAGCGCCGATCTGAGCCAGGCTCGCGCCGTCGTCGAGACGAACCTGTTCGGCTCGTGGGCCGTCGTCCAGGCGGCGCTTCCCGCGCTTCGCCGCGCCCGGGGCACCATCATCGGGGTGGGGAGCGGGGCCGGGTCCCACGGCGACCCGCGGTTCGGCCTCGCGAACGGCGGAGCAGCGAGCTATGCCGTGTCGAAGGCGGCGCTGCACGCGCTGCTGCACAAGCTGTCCAGCGAGGTGGCCGGTGACGGCATTCAGGTTCATGTCGCCGATCCCGGGCTCACGGCGACGAGTCCCGGGATGGAGGAATTCGGCGCTCGTCCCGTGCCCGACGGCGCGCGAAGCATCCTGGCTCCGCTCGACGGCCACGCGGCCCCCGGTGTGCTCACGCGAGACGGCGCACCCCTCCCCTGGTAG
- a CDS encoding SRPBCC family protein — translation MSRNVRELRCSVEDVFRVLGDGWLYPSWVVGASRMREVGKDWPREGSALHHSFGVWPALIDDATVVEEWSPPRRMVMRARGWPIGEARVTLDVKDRGKGCVVRIQEEAVSGPGRFIPAPLLDILLQWRNAETLHRLAYLAEGKSARPVGATTADRELAASGEDGPADE, via the coding sequence ATGTCACGAAACGTCAGAGAGCTGCGGTGCTCGGTCGAGGATGTCTTCCGGGTGCTGGGCGACGGATGGCTGTACCCGTCCTGGGTCGTAGGAGCGTCGCGCATGCGCGAGGTCGGGAAGGACTGGCCGCGTGAGGGCTCGGCGCTTCACCATTCATTCGGGGTCTGGCCGGCGCTCATCGACGACGCCACCGTCGTGGAGGAGTGGAGTCCGCCCCGCCGGATGGTCATGCGAGCGCGGGGGTGGCCCATCGGCGAAGCCCGTGTGACGCTCGACGTCAAGGACCGGGGAAAGGGCTGCGTGGTGCGCATCCAGGAGGAGGCGGTGTCGGGGCCGGGGCGCTTCATTCCGGCGCCTCTGCTCGACATCCTGCTGCAGTGGCGCAATGCCGAGACCCTGCACCGCCTGGCGTATCTCGCGGAGGGGAAGTCGGCCCGCCCGGTCGGCGCGACGACGGCCGACCGCGAGCTCGCGGCTTCCGGCGAGGACGGACCGGCCGACGAGTGA
- a CDS encoding LacI family DNA-binding transcriptional regulator, with translation MNGLGGRAATINDVAVAAGVSRAAVSKVLRDAYGVSDSMRERVTAAMTELNYRPRVAARAMRGRTFTFGIELPDFSNQFFTRMLTGALQALEETRYQVVIAPAERGSRYGLRAIEALVDRQVDGVVAVAPRATPESLERIAAHTPLVMFGRHDTSDDYDTVAGDDVAGAVLAMEHLLGLGHTDIAHLTLPEADVDLSSPHGLRRTTYLSTMAERGLADRAVIITSDEGQDAAYRATAQALSDGLRSTAIFAAHDELAIGALRAITEAGRTVSVVGYDDVPIASYPGIGLTTVHQPGVEMGVRSIGLLLERLDGRTEAVHEVFDPELIVRSSAKAV, from the coding sequence ATGAATGGACTGGGTGGACGAGCGGCGACGATCAACGACGTCGCCGTCGCCGCGGGGGTGTCCCGCGCGGCCGTCTCCAAGGTGCTGCGCGACGCGTACGGCGTGAGCGATTCCATGCGCGAGCGGGTCACCGCCGCCATGACCGAGCTCAACTACCGTCCGCGCGTGGCGGCGCGAGCCATGCGCGGCCGCACCTTCACGTTCGGCATCGAGTTGCCCGACTTCAGCAACCAGTTCTTCACCCGCATGCTCACGGGGGCTCTGCAGGCACTCGAAGAGACGCGGTACCAGGTTGTCATCGCGCCCGCCGAGCGCGGATCGCGCTACGGCCTTCGGGCGATCGAGGCTCTCGTCGACCGGCAGGTCGACGGCGTCGTCGCGGTCGCGCCGCGGGCGACGCCGGAGTCGCTGGAGCGGATCGCCGCGCACACGCCACTCGTGATGTTCGGTCGCCACGACACCTCCGACGACTACGACACGGTCGCGGGCGACGACGTCGCCGGAGCCGTGCTCGCGATGGAGCACCTGCTCGGGCTCGGGCACACCGACATCGCCCACCTCACGCTGCCCGAAGCCGACGTCGACCTCTCGTCTCCCCACGGACTCCGCCGCACGACGTACCTCTCGACGATGGCGGAGCGAGGGCTCGCCGACCGAGCCGTCATCATCACGTCGGACGAGGGGCAGGATGCCGCGTACCGGGCGACGGCACAGGCCCTCTCCGACGGGCTGCGCTCCACGGCGATCTTCGCCGCGCACGACGAGCTCGCCATCGGTGCGCTCCGCGCCATCACGGAGGCCGGGCGCACCGTGTCCGTCGTCGGCTACGACGACGTGCCGATCGCCTCCTACCCCGGCATCGGGCTGACCACGGTGCACCAGCCCGGCGTCGAGATGGGCGTGCGCTCGATCGGACTGCTCCTGGAGCGCCTCGACGGACGCACCGAGGCCGTGCACGAAGTCTTCGATCCGGAATTGATCGTGCGGTCGTCGGCGAAGGCCGTCTGA
- a CDS encoding LON peptidase substrate-binding domain-containing protein, with amino-acid sequence MGAVAMFPLGSVLLPYTPLVLRVFEPRYLTMMGRLLDVDDPEFGVVLIERGLESGGGDERSSLGTMARIVQVEAGSADLYVVAVGGERIVVDRWREDDPHPVADVTRMEPLIWDDALAPLHREAERVVRRLASIASVLDEARWDPATPISDDPVESSWQLAAIAPLSEYDRFRLLKSTTLGGLLRGVIDLCLEEEPVLIARAADVRDADDDDL; translated from the coding sequence ATGGGCGCCGTCGCGATGTTCCCCTTGGGGAGCGTCCTCCTGCCGTACACGCCTCTCGTGCTGCGGGTCTTCGAGCCGCGTTACCTCACGATGATGGGGCGCCTGCTCGACGTGGACGATCCTGAGTTCGGCGTCGTGCTGATCGAGCGGGGACTCGAGTCCGGTGGAGGCGACGAGCGCTCATCCCTCGGCACGATGGCGCGCATCGTGCAGGTCGAGGCCGGCTCGGCGGACCTGTACGTGGTCGCGGTGGGCGGAGAGCGGATAGTCGTCGACCGCTGGCGTGAGGACGATCCGCACCCGGTCGCCGACGTGACGAGGATGGAGCCGCTCATCTGGGACGACGCGCTCGCGCCGCTGCACCGTGAGGCCGAGCGGGTGGTGCGCCGCCTCGCGAGTATCGCCTCCGTGCTCGACGAGGCGCGCTGGGATCCCGCCACCCCGATCTCCGACGATCCGGTGGAGTCGTCCTGGCAGCTCGCCGCGATCGCTCCCCTGAGCGAGTACGACCGTTTCCGGCTGCTGAAGTCGACCACGCTCGGGGGCCTGCTCCGCGGGGTCATCGACCTGTGCCTCGAGGAGGAGCCGGTCCTCATCGCGCGCGCCGCCGACGTCCGCGACGCGGATGACGATGACCTCTGA
- a CDS encoding low temperature requirement protein A produces MDRADAEASPGAGGGRIPVPGRKPGGHPVRVTTFELFFDLVYVFAFTQVSRLMAETHSALGVVQALVVLSLLWWTWVGFSWISNQASVDQPPLWIGMTVTMIAVFVAALTIPEAYEDLEGGWYGPLVFACAYAIVRLAHLTIYAIVSRADPALRRQLLIFVGALVPAVALILFGALIGGQTQLWLWIVAMAYDLVATRVGSALGRGWRIPSVEHWAERYGLVVILALGESIVAIGVGVAAEPIDLPIILGSAAAIVVSVLLWWSYFARLAGQGERRLAERDEHARAILAADAYSYTHLLIIAGIIVVALGIEEAMKHVSEWDHLGWFGAIALGVGIAAFAAGTALFARLIGDGVPAFRIGEAAVILVSIPLLAAVPALVALVIAAAVLGLMALAERTVERRRVAPS; encoded by the coding sequence GTGGATCGAGCAGACGCTGAAGCGTCGCCCGGCGCGGGCGGCGGCCGCATCCCGGTCCCCGGTCGGAAGCCGGGAGGGCACCCGGTTCGCGTGACGACCTTCGAGCTGTTCTTCGATCTCGTCTACGTCTTCGCGTTCACGCAGGTGTCGCGCCTCATGGCCGAGACGCACAGCGCGCTCGGCGTCGTGCAGGCCCTTGTCGTGCTGTCGCTCCTGTGGTGGACATGGGTCGGCTTCAGCTGGATCTCGAACCAGGCATCCGTGGATCAGCCCCCGCTGTGGATCGGGATGACGGTCACGATGATCGCCGTGTTCGTCGCCGCCCTCACGATTCCCGAGGCCTACGAGGATCTCGAGGGTGGCTGGTACGGGCCGCTCGTCTTCGCGTGCGCGTACGCGATCGTTCGGCTCGCGCACCTCACGATCTATGCGATCGTCTCCCGCGCAGACCCCGCACTTCGTCGCCAGCTCCTCATCTTCGTCGGTGCGCTCGTCCCCGCGGTCGCACTCATTCTCTTCGGTGCGCTCATCGGCGGGCAGACCCAGCTCTGGCTGTGGATCGTGGCGATGGCCTACGACCTGGTCGCTACTCGCGTCGGCTCAGCCCTGGGGCGCGGCTGGCGGATACCCTCCGTCGAGCACTGGGCCGAACGATACGGGCTCGTGGTGATCCTCGCGCTCGGCGAATCGATCGTCGCCATCGGTGTCGGGGTGGCGGCCGAGCCCATCGACCTGCCCATCATCCTCGGCTCCGCGGCTGCGATCGTCGTGTCCGTGCTCCTCTGGTGGTCCTACTTCGCACGGCTCGCGGGTCAGGGTGAGCGCCGGCTCGCGGAGCGGGACGAGCATGCACGAGCCATCCTCGCGGCGGACGCCTACTCGTACACGCATCTGCTGATCATCGCGGGCATCATCGTTGTGGCCCTCGGTATCGAAGAGGCGATGAAGCACGTGAGCGAATGGGACCATCTGGGCTGGTTCGGCGCCATCGCCCTGGGCGTCGGGATCGCGGCATTCGCGGCCGGCACGGCGCTCTTCGCCCGGCTGATCGGCGATGGCGTGCCGGCCTTCCGGATCGGCGAGGCCGCTGTCATCCTCGTATCGATTCCGCTGCTCGCAGCGGTTCCCGCTCTGGTGGCACTGGTGATCGCGGCGGCCGTGCTCGGGCTCATGGCGCTGGCCGAGCGGACGGTCGAGCGTCGCCGAGTCGCGCCGTCGTAG
- a CDS encoding NAD(P)/FAD-dependent oxidoreductase, translating into MSRRIELDVVVVGAGPNGLAAAVTMARAGLAVRVYERADQAGGGAATRELTLPGFLHDVCSAVHPLAFESRFFREFGLAQRISFATPDVSFAQPLDGGRAALAYRDLARTRDELGVDGRAYEQLMKPLVERAGEVAEFTGSSLLRVPRSIGAPVALGLRAIEQGSVAWNARFREEAAPALLTGVAAHTILPQPSIAAAAAGLALGTYAHARGWPIPIGGSQAIIDAMVDDLRSHGGELVLGQEIRSLDELPSARATLLDVTPRALLTMAAGHLPSHYRRTLESFRYGGAVAKVDFALSEPVPWTHPEVRRAGTVHVGGTRDEVAHSENEVNAGRLPDRPYVLVSQPTLFDASRAPAGQHTLWTYTHVPAGSTADRQEAVIRQIERFAPGFRDTIISTHSRTAVDVERHNPNYPGGDIAAGAPSLWQLIRRPVISTDPWRTPIPGVYLASASVAPGPGVHGLAGWFAARSALQHEFGTRALPNLSPDRPPTGTVR; encoded by the coding sequence GTGAGCCGCCGCATCGAGCTGGACGTCGTCGTCGTCGGCGCCGGACCCAACGGCCTGGCCGCCGCGGTCACGATGGCTCGTGCGGGCCTTGCGGTGCGCGTCTACGAGCGCGCGGACCAGGCGGGCGGCGGAGCCGCCACGCGCGAGCTCACGCTGCCCGGCTTCCTGCACGACGTGTGCTCCGCGGTGCATCCGCTCGCCTTCGAGTCGCGGTTCTTCCGGGAGTTCGGTCTGGCGCAGCGGATCTCCTTCGCGACTCCCGACGTCTCGTTCGCTCAGCCGCTCGATGGAGGGAGGGCCGCACTGGCGTACCGCGACCTCGCTCGCACACGGGACGAGCTCGGCGTTGACGGCCGCGCCTACGAGCAGCTGATGAAGCCCCTCGTGGAACGAGCGGGAGAGGTCGCCGAGTTCACCGGATCGTCGCTGCTGCGCGTGCCGCGCTCCATCGGGGCACCGGTCGCCCTCGGACTCCGCGCGATCGAGCAAGGCAGCGTGGCATGGAACGCGAGGTTCCGCGAGGAGGCTGCGCCCGCGCTTCTCACGGGGGTCGCCGCTCACACGATCCTGCCGCAGCCGAGCATCGCCGCGGCCGCGGCGGGTCTCGCCCTCGGCACGTACGCGCATGCGCGCGGTTGGCCCATCCCGATCGGCGGAAGTCAGGCCATCATCGACGCGATGGTCGACGACCTGCGATCGCACGGCGGCGAGCTCGTGCTGGGGCAGGAGATCCGGAGCCTCGACGAGCTGCCGTCCGCACGGGCGACGCTCCTCGACGTCACTCCGCGAGCCCTTCTGACCATGGCGGCCGGACATCTGCCCTCTCATTACCGCCGGACGCTGGAGTCGTTCCGGTACGGCGGAGCCGTGGCGAAGGTGGACTTCGCGCTGAGCGAGCCCGTGCCCTGGACCCACCCAGAGGTCCGGCGCGCGGGCACCGTCCACGTCGGGGGAACCCGCGACGAGGTGGCGCACTCGGAGAACGAGGTCAATGCGGGGCGCCTCCCGGACCGGCCCTACGTGCTCGTGTCGCAGCCGACGCTCTTCGACGCGAGCCGCGCGCCGGCCGGACAGCACACGCTGTGGACGTACACGCACGTCCCGGCCGGGAGCACGGCCGACCGGCAGGAGGCCGTGATCCGCCAGATCGAGCGCTTCGCCCCGGGCTTCCGCGACACGATCATCAGCACCCACTCCCGCACCGCCGTCGATGTCGAGCGGCACAATCCGAACTATCCGGGCGGAGACATCGCCGCCGGTGCGCCGTCGCTCTGGCAGCTGATCCGCCGACCCGTCATCAGCACCGACCCGTGGAGGACGCCGATACCCGGCGTCTACCTCGCCTCGGCATCCGTGGCCCCCGGCCCGGGCGTGCACGGACTCGCCGGCTGGTTCGCGGCACGGAGCGCCCTGCAGCACGAGTTCGGCACGCGTGCGCTGCCGAACCTGTCACCGGACCGCCCGCCGACCGGCACGGTCCGGTGA
- a CDS encoding helix-turn-helix domain-containing protein, with the protein MRRGANARGRRTIAAIERAALDAAEALPWERVTVAEICRRAGVSERVFFNHFPTREDAFLGVDQPTVDEEEAERYVADADIPLLTGAARLVRLPQVDEEMRRRRSALTAAHGELLARAYGALVPVRERCRAIVADAIGTRDPAFRPEERRILAAVIVGAASELLDPAANIATARVALLRLRNQLH; encoded by the coding sequence GTGAGGCGCGGCGCCAACGCACGAGGTCGTCGGACCATCGCCGCCATCGAGCGAGCGGCGCTCGACGCGGCCGAGGCGCTGCCCTGGGAGCGCGTGACCGTCGCTGAGATCTGCCGGCGGGCGGGTGTGTCGGAGCGCGTCTTCTTCAACCACTTCCCGACCCGAGAGGATGCCTTCCTCGGTGTCGATCAGCCCACGGTCGACGAGGAGGAGGCGGAGCGATACGTCGCGGATGCGGACATCCCGCTGCTCACCGGCGCGGCGCGCCTCGTGCGGCTGCCTCAGGTCGACGAGGAGATGCGACGACGCCGGTCCGCGCTGACGGCCGCGCACGGGGAGCTCCTCGCGAGAGCCTACGGCGCCCTCGTCCCGGTGCGAGAACGGTGCCGCGCGATCGTCGCCGATGCCATCGGCACCCGCGATCCCGCCTTCCGCCCCGAGGAGCGTCGCATCCTCGCCGCCGTCATCGTCGGAGCGGCATCCGAACTGCTCGACCCTGCCGCGAATATCGCCACCGCACGCGTCGCTCTGCTACGACTGCGGAACCAGCTGCATTGA
- a CDS encoding glycosyltransferase, whose product MDLTFVANDTRGGVEPYLALAVEAVSRGHVVRAAAPEDYAVDFRRAGIRFGALRGIDRTSIAARSDQASLREMSRHVVELTRTWAPEVRDLAAGTDLVVSGIGGMALARPVADALGAPLLRAHLQPLEAPSTEYPGALGAELGRFGPVGRRLSHVATRAGTGMLTRAPERAARTALGVTSGSSSTLPSIVYGFSPVVVPVRSDDRTARVATGYWSLPATEDAVPSGLREFMAASGPVVSIGFGSMIPGDPERLFEVVLDAVTRVGVRAVLLTGWGGLVGAVSDENMRVEASVPYSWLFPRVAATVHHGGAGTTGAALAAGVPTFVVPFGADQLFWGGRAEALGVAPRAVTSRRLTVDRLSSAIDRMLGEDGMRRRAAALGEELRAEDGARRAIDHIESALMVAS is encoded by the coding sequence GTGGATCTCACCTTCGTCGCAAACGACACACGCGGGGGCGTCGAGCCCTACCTCGCCCTCGCCGTCGAGGCGGTGTCGCGGGGTCATGTCGTGCGCGCCGCGGCGCCCGAGGATTACGCAGTCGACTTCCGGCGAGCAGGAATCCGGTTCGGGGCGCTGCGCGGCATCGACCGGACGTCCATCGCCGCACGATCCGACCAGGCGTCGCTTCGGGAGATGAGCCGCCACGTGGTGGAGCTCACGCGCACCTGGGCACCGGAGGTCCGCGATCTCGCGGCGGGCACCGACCTCGTCGTGAGCGGCATCGGCGGCATGGCGCTCGCCCGTCCGGTGGCGGATGCCCTGGGCGCACCCCTTCTGCGCGCGCACCTGCAGCCGCTCGAGGCGCCGAGCACGGAATATCCCGGTGCGCTCGGCGCCGAGCTCGGCAGGTTCGGACCGGTTGGGCGTCGCCTGTCCCACGTAGCCACACGCGCGGGGACGGGGATGCTGACGCGAGCGCCCGAGCGGGCCGCCCGCACGGCGCTCGGGGTGACGAGCGGGTCGTCGTCGACACTGCCTTCGATCGTCTACGGCTTCAGTCCCGTCGTCGTCCCCGTGCGATCCGACGACCGGACGGCGCGCGTCGCCACGGGCTACTGGTCGCTTCCGGCCACGGAGGACGCCGTCCCGTCGGGTCTGCGCGAGTTCATGGCTGCGTCTGGCCCTGTTGTCAGCATCGGCTTCGGCAGCATGATCCCCGGCGATCCCGAGAGACTCTTCGAGGTCGTCCTCGATGCCGTGACCCGGGTGGGTGTTCGCGCGGTCCTCCTCACGGGTTGGGGCGGCCTCGTGGGCGCCGTCTCCGACGAGAACATGCGAGTCGAGGCATCCGTCCCCTACTCCTGGCTCTTCCCGCGAGTGGCCGCAACGGTCCACCATGGCGGCGCCGGGACGACGGGGGCTGCCCTCGCCGCCGGGGTCCCGACGTTCGTCGTGCCCTTCGGCGCCGACCAGCTCTTCTGGGGCGGGCGTGCAGAAGCACTCGGTGTCGCACCGAGGGCGGTGACAAGTCGGCGGCTGACGGTCGATCGCCTCAGCAGCGCCATCGATCGCATGCTCGGCGAGGACGGGATGCGGAGACGTGCAGCGGCACTCGGAGAGGAACTTCGCGCTGAGGACGGCGCGCGGCGTGCGATCGATCACATCGAGTCGGCGCTGATGGTGGCATCGTGA
- a CDS encoding IS110 family transposase gives MVIVIGADVHKATHTFVAVDEVGRRLGEKTVRATTGGHEAALRWARRELPGELRWGIEDCRHLSARLERDLLAAGQDVVRVPPKLMAQSRASSRERGKSDPIDAMAVARAVLREPGLPVASHDESTRELKLLVDRREDLVSERTRQINRLRWHLHELDPEFDVPVKGFAIGKQRRRVADWLDGRTGLVAELARDILADIGQGSIRIDDLEKRITALVQDRYRHLLAIPGCGPLTAAKIAGETANVNRFRSEACFAMNAGVAPLPVWSGNTRGRVRMSRTGNRQLNAALHRIAVTQIRLDGLGRAYYRKRLDHGDSTVEALRCLKRRLCRIVFHALHADQRPAHIPSSLPLTA, from the coding sequence ATGGTGATCGTCATCGGCGCGGATGTCCACAAGGCCACACACACCTTCGTTGCGGTCGACGAAGTCGGCCGCAGACTCGGCGAGAAGACCGTGAGAGCCACGACTGGCGGCCACGAGGCGGCGTTGCGGTGGGCCAGGCGCGAGCTTCCCGGCGAGTTGCGGTGGGGTATCGAGGACTGCCGTCACCTGTCGGCGCGGCTCGAGCGTGACCTGCTCGCGGCGGGGCAGGACGTGGTGCGGGTGCCGCCGAAGCTGATGGCCCAGTCCCGCGCATCCAGCCGGGAGCGGGGCAAGTCCGACCCGATCGACGCGATGGCCGTGGCCCGCGCGGTGCTGCGTGAGCCCGGTCTCCCGGTCGCGTCGCACGACGAGTCGACCCGCGAACTGAAGCTGCTGGTCGACCGCAGAGAAGACCTGGTCAGCGAAAGGACCCGTCAGATCAACCGGCTCCGCTGGCATCTGCACGAACTGGATCCTGAGTTCGATGTTCCGGTGAAGGGGTTCGCGATCGGCAAGCAACGGCGACGGGTCGCTGACTGGCTGGACGGCCGCACCGGCCTGGTCGCTGAGCTGGCGCGTGACATCCTCGCCGATATCGGGCAGGGCAGCATCCGGATCGACGATCTCGAGAAGAGGATCACCGCGCTGGTGCAGGACCGCTACCGGCACCTTCTCGCGATCCCCGGCTGCGGGCCCCTCACCGCCGCGAAGATCGCCGGGGAGACCGCGAACGTCAACCGGTTCCGGTCCGAAGCATGCTTCGCGATGAACGCAGGCGTCGCACCGCTCCCGGTCTGGTCAGGGAACACCCGCGGCAGAGTCCGGATGAGCCGCACCGGCAATCGACAACTCAACGCAGCCCTTCACCGCATCGCAGTCACCCAGATCCGCCTCGACGGCCTCGGCCGCGCGTACTACCGCAAACGCCTCGACCACGGCGACTCCACCGTCGAAGCCCTCCGCTGCCTGAAACGCCGCCTCTGCCGCATCGTGTTCCACGCCCTTCACGCCGACCAACGACCCGCCCACATTCCCTCCAGCCTCCCCCTCACGGCCTGA
- a CDS encoding 3-oxoacyl-ACP synthase III has translation MAGNATTRFENVSLLSVASTLPGRVTTSDDIESRLGAALTRLKLPSGLLQRVAGVRERRNWAPGESADTATIAAGTRALAQAGVEPASVGLLINTSVTRKHLEPSVAVRIHHGLGMPSSAINFDVANACLGFVSGMSLAAGMIDSGQIRYAIVVNGEDADEIQINTIERLLQPNVDRAAFMSEFATLTLGSGAAAAVLGRADEHPEGHRIVGGVTRAATQFHDLCVGSVDGMFTDAKALLKGGLDLVVSAWKEAGPRWNWSSMDRYITHQVSSVHTNAIIKAAKLDRSRVPTTFPRLGNVGPASIPITLVEQQATLRRGDRVLLMGVGSGLNTAMMELAW, from the coding sequence GTGGCCGGAAATGCAACGACCCGATTCGAAAACGTATCCCTGCTCTCGGTTGCGAGCACCCTGCCCGGTCGGGTGACCACATCAGACGACATCGAGTCTCGCCTCGGGGCTGCGCTCACTCGGCTCAAGCTCCCCAGCGGACTTCTGCAGCGCGTCGCGGGCGTCCGAGAGCGCCGCAACTGGGCGCCCGGCGAGTCCGCCGACACCGCCACCATCGCGGCCGGCACGCGCGCGCTGGCTCAGGCGGGGGTCGAGCCCGCCAGTGTCGGCCTCCTGATCAACACGTCGGTGACCCGCAAGCACCTCGAGCCCTCCGTCGCCGTGCGGATCCATCACGGCCTGGGCATGCCCAGCTCCGCCATCAACTTCGATGTCGCCAACGCCTGCCTGGGCTTCGTGAGCGGCATGAGTCTCGCGGCCGGCATGATCGACTCGGGTCAGATCCGGTACGCGATCGTCGTGAACGGCGAAGACGCGGACGAGATCCAGATCAACACGATCGAGCGGCTGCTGCAGCCGAATGTCGACCGAGCGGCCTTCATGAGCGAGTTCGCGACGCTCACGCTCGGCTCGGGGGCGGCTGCAGCCGTGCTCGGCCGCGCGGACGAGCATCCGGAGGGGCACCGCATCGTGGGCGGGGTCACGCGCGCCGCGACGCAATTCCATGACCTGTGCGTCGGCAGCGTGGACGGGATGTTCACGGACGCGAAGGCGCTGCTCAAGGGCGGCCTCGATCTCGTCGTCTCGGCATGGAAGGAGGCGGGACCCCGGTGGAACTGGTCGTCGATGGATCGCTACATCACGCATCAGGTCTCCTCGGTGCACACGAACGCCATCATCAAGGCCGCGAAGCTCGACCGCAGTCGTGTGCCGACGACGTTCCCCAGGCTCGGCAACGTCGGACCCGCGTCGATCCCGATCACGCTCGTCGAGCAACAGGCGACGCTCCGCCGGGGGGATCGCGTGCTGCTGATGGGGGTGGGCTCCGGCCTCAACACGGCGATGATGGAGCTCGCGTGGTGA